The Thermoanaerobaculia bacterium genome contains the following window.
GGGCTTGCGCCGCGAGAGCATCTCGTACAGGACGACGCCGAGCGAGAAGATGTCGCTCCGGCCGTCGACGGGCGCCCCCGTCACCTGCTCGGGAGACATGTAGTTCGGGGTTCCGAGGAACTGCCCGGTCGTGGTGAGATTCGACGACGCGACCTTCGCGATCCCGAAGTCCGTGATCTTCACCTTCCCGTCGGTCGTGATCATGATGTTCGCGGGTTTGATGTCGCGGTGGATGATTCCCTTCCGGTGCGCGTAGTCGAGCGCCTCCGCGACCTGGCCGATGATGTCCGCGATCTGGTCGGGGGCGAAGTTCGCCTTCTCGACGAGCAGCGCCTTGATCGTCTTCCCCTCGATGTACTCCATCGCGATGAAGGAGACGCCGCTGTCCTTGTCCTCCCCGACGTCGTAGATGGTGACGATGTTCGGATGGGAGAGGATCCCGGCGGTCTGCGCTTCGCGCATGAACCGCTCCCGGAACTCGCGCGATTCCGAATCGTCCTCGTCCCCCGCCGAGGCCCGGATCGTCTTGATCGCGACGAGCCGCCCGATCGAGGGGTCCTTGGCGAGGTAGACGACGCCCATCGCTCCCTTGCCGAGTTCGCTCAGGATCTCGAAACGGCCGAGGCGGGAAAGCTTCGGGATGTTGTCGACGCGGTCGCTCATTCGTTTTTTCCGGTGTGGTCCCTAACGGATCGAGGAATTCTAAGAGGGGGGGGACCGGGTGTCAACGCCGGCCGCCCGGAGATCGAAGGGGATCTGCGGCGCTCGATTGCTTCGGCGGGCGTCAGGAGAGCCGCGCCGGCCGCGGCCGCGCGGCGGCCGCACGCCCGCGCGATTCCGCGCGCTCGAACGCGAGCGCCGCGATCCGGTCGAGGAGATCGCCGAGGGGAATTCCCGCCTCTCCCCAGAGCTTCGGAAACATCGAGATCGACGTGAAGCCGGGAAGGGTGTTGACTTCGTTCAACAGGACGCGCCCGCTGCCCTTGTCGACGAAGAAGTCCACGCGCGCGAAGCCCGAGCATCCCGCGATCGCGAAGGCGCGGAGCGCGATCGCGCGAACCTCTTCGGCGATCTCCGGCGGGAGCGGAGCGGGAACGAGGAGGCGCGCCCCGCCCGAGATGTACTTGTCCTCGTAATCGTAGAACTCGCGTCCGGGAACGATCTCGCCGCAGCCCGACGCCTCCGGCGCGTCGTTGCCGAGGACCGCGCACTCGATCTCGCGCGCGTCGATCCCCTCCTCCACGAGGACCGTGCGGTCGTACGCGAGGGCGGCCGCGACCGCCGGCGCGAGCTCCTCCCAGCCCTTGACCTTCGTGACGCCGAGGGAGGAGCCTCCCGACGAGGGCTTGACGAACAGCGGCAGCGGCAGCCGGGCGGCGACCCGGTCCGCAACCGACGCCGCCCCGGTTTCCCAGGCGGCCGCATCCACCGCGACCGAGCGTGCGACCGGGAGGCCCGCTTCGCGCATCCGCGCCTTGAACGCCGCCTTGTTCATCCCGAGCGCCGAACCGGCGACGTCCGATCCGGCGTACGGAATTCCGAGCGTCTCGAAGAATCCCTGGAGCGTGCCGTCTTCGCCGGTCTCCCCGTGGACGATCGGGAACGCGAGGTCGATCCCGTCGAATCGCCCCGCCGGGAGCCGCACGGACGCCGGTCCCGCCGCCTCGAACCCTCGGGCGAGGATCGCGCGCGAATCGGCGTCGCCCCGGAAGTGCCCGGAAGGATCGATCGCGACCGGAACGGTCTCGTACCGGTCGCCGGGGAAGCCCGACACGATCGTGCGGGCGGACACGACCGACACCTCCCGCTCGACCGACGCGCCGCCGAAGACGACGGCGACGCGCGTCCTCACCATTCGACGACGCGGACCGACCGGACCGGGCGGGCCCGCTCGAGCGCGGCGACGGCGTCGGGCGGAGGCGGCGTGTCGACCGACAGGACGGAAACCGCCCCCTCCCCCCCTTCCCGTCGCGACAGCGCGAACTCGGCGATGTTGATCCCGGCGCCGCCGAGGATCGTGCCGATCAGGCCGACGACGCCCGGGACGTCGTCGTTCTCGACGTAGATCGCCACCCCGCGCGGCCGGAACTCGATCGGGCGGCCGTCGATCGAAACGATCCGGGCGTCGCCCCGCCCGAAGATGGTCCCCTCCACGGAGCGGCGGCGGCCGTCGATCGATGCGGTCACCCGGAGGAGGTTCGCGTAGTCGCCCTTCTCCTCGTGCGACGTCTCCGCGATCGCGATCCCGCGGTCGCGCGCCGCCGACAGGGCATTCACGAGATTCACCGTCTCCGGCGACGCCCCGGAGAGCGCGCCCTTGACCGCCGCGAGCGCCGCCGGGCGGAGGAATTCCGCCGGGAGATTCCATGCGTCGACGGCGATCTCGCGAACGAGGCCGTCCGCGATTCCGCGCACGAACCGGGCCGCCCGCTCGGCGAGGTCCATCCACGCCGCGGCGCCACCCGGATCCGACAGCTTCCGGAACGGCAGGTTCACGGCCGGGACGTAGGCGGCGCCGGCCAGCGCCTCCCGCACCGCGTCCACCGTCTGGGCGGCGACGCGCTCCTGCGCCTCCTGCGTCGACGCGCCGAGATGCGGGGTGGCGACGACGTTGGCCCGGCGGAAGATCGGATGCGCCGGATCGGGAGGCTCCGGGTCGAACACGTCGAGCGCCGCTCCACCGAGACTCCCGGACGCGAGCGCGGCGTCGACCGCGTCGAGGTCGACCAGGCTTCCGCGCGCGACGTTGACGAGGAACGCTCCGGGCTTCATGGCGGAGAGCGCGCGGGCGTCGATCATCTTCCTCGCCGAGTCGGTCGCGGTCGCGTGAAGGGTCACGACGTCGGCGCGCGCGAGGAGAGCGTCGAGCGCAACGAGCTCGACCCCGATCTCGCGCGCCTTCTCCGGCGGCAGGAACGGGTCGTAACCCACGACGGACG
Protein-coding sequences here:
- a CDS encoding D-alanine--D-alanine ligase family protein; this encodes MRTRVAVVFGGASVEREVSVVSARTIVSGFPGDRYETVPVAIDPSGHFRGDADSRAILARGFEAAGPASVRLPAGRFDGIDLAFPIVHGETGEDGTLQGFFETLGIPYAGSDVAGSALGMNKAAFKARMREAGLPVARSVAVDAAAWETGAASVADRVAARLPLPLFVKPSSGGSSLGVTKVKGWEELAPAVAAALAYDRTVLVEEGIDAREIECAVLGNDAPEASGCGEIVPGREFYDYEDKYISGGARLLVPAPLPPEIAEEVRAIALRAFAIAGCSGFARVDFFVDKGSGRVLLNEVNTLPGFTSISMFPKLWGEAGIPLGDLLDRIAALAFERAESRGRAAAARPRPARLS
- the serA gene encoding phosphoglycerate dehydrogenase, whose protein sequence is MSRIVVAEKISPSGIDRLRGDGHEIVDAVGWPRDRLLAALADAEVLLVRSGTKVDAELLAAAPRLAIVGRAGVGVDNVDMPAATRRGVLVINSPTGNVVSAVEHTFALLFALLRRVVPAAASLAAGKWDRTAFVGVELEGKVVGIVGLGQVGSRVASRAQAFGASVVGYDPFLPPEKAREIGVELVALDALLARADVVTLHATATDSARKMIDARALSAMKPGAFLVNVARGSLVDLDAVDAALASGSLGGAALDVFDPEPPDPAHPIFRRANVVATPHLGASTQEAQERVAAQTVDAVREALAGAAYVPAVNLPFRKLSDPGGAAAWMDLAERAARFVRGIADGLVREIAVDAWNLPAEFLRPAALAAVKGALSGASPETVNLVNALSAARDRGIAIAETSHEEKGDYANLLRVTASIDGRRRSVEGTIFGRGDARIVSIDGRPIEFRPRGVAIYVENDDVPGVVGLIGTILGGAGINIAEFALSRREGGEGAVSVLSVDTPPPPDAVAALERARPVRSVRVVEW